A stretch of the Dioscorea cayenensis subsp. rotundata cultivar TDr96_F1 chromosome 4, TDr96_F1_v2_PseudoChromosome.rev07_lg8_w22 25.fasta, whole genome shotgun sequence genome encodes the following:
- the LOC120258306 gene encoding protein NRT1/ PTR FAMILY 7.3-like produces MAMFYISIYMVALGYGASEPSLATFGSNQFDEEDPEEKTAKNSFYSYFYVATNIGSLFAETVLAYIQNLGQWTSAFMVATSCSVVAYVMLLSGSVRYRHFKTGGNPLARFCQVLVAAWKKSKVEIPLEDDKLYEVNKRNGSGQGGRRILHTKGFRFFDHAAIITNKDQIMGSNRNNEHNPWNLCTVTQVEEVKCIMRLLPIWLCTIFFSVIIVQMASLFVEQGAAMKTTINNFHIPPASMTVFDIVSVSFFIIFFNKLIAPVYRKITKMTPEGPSEITKMGIGLVIAFIGMITAGLVEQKRLKHAQKGGPELSSLSIFWQVPQYVLIGVSEAFVYVGQLDFFGSQTPDGMKSIGIGLCMFSNFLGSYLCSFIVSIVMEVTTKGGRAGWIPANLNDGHLDRFFFLMAGMTIFEFIGFIWCARHFKFISLESKSVAGDQDSVDIT; encoded by the exons ATGGCTATGTTTTACATTTCAATATACATGGTGGCCTTAGGCTATGGAGCAAGCGAGCCATCGTTGGCAACGTTTGGATCGAACCAGTTTGATGAGGAGGATCCGGAAGAGAAGACGGCGAAGAACTCGTTCTATAGCTACTTCTATGTTGCTACAAACATTGGCTCTCTCTTTGCAGAGACTGTGTTGGCTTACATACAGAATTTGGGGCAATGGACATCAGCCTTTATGGTAGCTACTTCATGCTCTGTTGTGGCTTATGTTATGTTGTTGAGTGGGAGTGTGAGGTATAGGCATTTCAAGACTGGTGGGAATCCTCTTGCTAgattttgtcaggttttagtgGCTGCATGGAAAAAGTCCAAAGTTGAGATTCCATTAGAAGATGATAAGTTGTATGAGGTTAATAAGAGGAATGGTTCTGGGCAAGGTGGGAGAAGGATACTCCATACCAAAGGATTCAG GTTCTTTGATCATGCTGCAATAATCACCAACAAAGACCAGATCATGGGATCAAATAGGAACAATGAACACAATCCATGGAACCTCTGTACAGTGACACAAGTTGAAGAAGTGAAATGCATAATGCGCCTCCTCCCAATCTGGCTTTGCACCATCTTCTTCTCCGTCATCATCGTCCAAATGGCTTCACTTTTCGTTGAACAAGGCGCTGCAATGAAGACAACCATCAACAACTTTCACATTCCTCCGGCAAGCATGACAGTCTTCGACATCGTCAGTGTGtcttttttcatcattttcttcaacaAACTTATAGCTCCAGTGTACAGAAAGATAACAAAGATGACACCTGAAGGACCTtcagaaataacaaaaatgggGATTGGTTTAGTGATTGCATTCATTGGTATGATCACTGCTGGTCTAGTAGAACAAAAAAGGTTAAAACATGCACAAAAAGGAGGGCCTGAACTGAGTTCATTGAGTATATTTTGGCAAGTGCCTCAGTATGTACTTATTGGAGTCTCAGAGGCTTTTGTGTATGTTGGGCAGCTGGATTTCTTTGGTTCACAAACCCCAGATGGGATGAAGAGTATTGGTATTGGCCTTTGTATGTTCTCCAACTTCTTAGGGAGTTACCTTTGCAGCTTCATTGTGAGCATTGTTATGGAGGTTACGACGAAGGGGGGGCGAGCAGGGTGGATTCCTGCAAATCTGAATGATGGGCATCTTGATCGGTTCTTCTTTCTTATGGCTGGGATGACCATCTTCGAGTTCATTGGATTCATCTGGTGTGCCAGGCATTTCAAGTTTATATCACTGGAAAGCAAGAGTGTTGCTGGTGATCAAGATAGTGTGGATATTACTTGA
- the LOC120259537 gene encoding arginase 1, mitochondrial: protein MSLVKGIHYLRKLNAANVPSALIEKGQSRVIDASLTLIRERAKLKGELLRALGGVKASASLLGVPLGHNSSFLQGPAFAPPRIREAIWCGSTNSSTEEGKELNDPRVLTDVGDVPIQEIRDCGVDDDRLMNIISESVKLVMEEHPLRPLVLGGDHSISFPVVRAVSEKLGGPVDILHLDAHPDIYDCFEGNKYSHASSFARIMEGGYARRLLQVGIRSITKEGREQGKRFGVEQYEMRTFSRDRQILENLKLGEGVKGVYISIDVDCLDPAFAPGVSHIEPGGLSFRDVLNILHNLQADVVAADVVEFNPQRDTVDGMTAMVAAKLVRELTAKISK from the exons ATGAGTCTTGTGAAGGGGATCCACTACTTGCGCAAGCTCAACGCCGCCAATGTCCCCTCCGCGCTCATCGAGAAAGGCCAGAGCCGCGTCATCGATGCTTCTCTTACTCTCATTCGCGAGCGGGCCAAGCTAAAG GGAGAACTTCTACGTGCCTTGGGTGGTGTTAAAGCTTCAGCTTCCCTTCTTGGAGTTCCTTTAGGGCATAACTCATCCTTCCTGCAAGGACCTGCCTTTGCTCCTCCTCGGATTAGGGAGGCTATCTGGTGTGGCAGCACTAATTCTAGTACTGAAGAAG GCAAAGAATTGAATGATCCTCGAGTGTTAACTGATGTTGGTGATGTTCCTATCCAGGAAATCCGTGACTGCGGTGTAGATGATGACAGGTTGATGAATATTATCAGTGAATCTGTTAAGCTAGTAATGGAAGAG CATCCACTTCGCCCATTGGTCTTAGGGGGCGATCACTCGATCTCATTCCCTGTTGTTAGAGCTGTATCAGAAAAGCTTGGTGGTCCTGTGGACATTCTTCACCTGGATGCTCATCCAGATATCTATGATTGCTTTGAAGGAAATAAATACTCACATGCTTCTTCATTTGCGCGTATAATGGAGGGTGGATATGCTAGGAGACTTCTACAA GTTGGTATCAGATCCATCACAAAAGAAGGACGGGAACAAGGGAAAAGGTTTGGTGTTGAGCAGTACGAAATGCGTACTTTCTCAAGAGATCGTCAAATTTTGGAAAATCTg AAACTAGGGGAAGGCGTGAAAGGTGTTTACATCTCCATAGACGTGGACTGTCTTGATCCTGCATTTGCTCCTGGTGTTTCCCACATTGAGCCAGGTGGTCTTTCTTTCCGTGATGTCCTCAACATCCTCCACAATCTACAAGCTGATGTTGTTGCTGCCGATGTAGTGGAGTTCAATCCACAAAGAGATACTGTAGACGGGATGACCGCCATGGTTGCTGCAAAGCTAGTCAGAGAGCTCACAGCAAAGATATCCAAATAA